Proteins found in one Clostridium butyricum genomic segment:
- a CDS encoding flavin reductase family protein, with the protein MKEIKHEDFQENAFEMIGKDWLLITAEKDGKVNTMTASWGGVGVLWNKKVAYIFIRPQRYTKEFVDFSDRLSVCVLPNSYRKELAYLGNVSGKDEDKISNANLKVQKYEDVPYFDEARLTLICRKLYAQDLKEECFIEKDIIDKWYPEKDYHTMYVVEIEKILSK; encoded by the coding sequence ATGAAAGAAATTAAACATGAAGATTTTCAAGAGAATGCTTTTGAAATGATAGGTAAAGACTGGCTTTTAATAACGGCAGAAAAAGATGGAAAGGTTAATACAATGACAGCTTCATGGGGCGGAGTTGGCGTTCTATGGAATAAAAAAGTAGCGTACATTTTTATAAGACCTCAAAGATATACAAAAGAATTTGTTGATTTTTCAGATAGACTTTCTGTTTGTGTACTGCCTAATAGTTATAGAAAAGAGCTTGCATATCTAGGGAATGTTTCAGGAAAAGATGAGGATAAGATTTCAAATGCAAATTTAAAAGTACAAAAGTATGAAGATGTTCCATATTTTGATGAAGCTAGATTAACATTAATTTGTAGAAAGCTTTATGCACAAGATTTAAAAGAAGAATGCTTCATAGAAAAGGATATTATAGATAAGTGGTATCCAGAAAAAGATTACCATACAATGTATG
- a CDS encoding winged helix-turn-helix transcriptional regulator, whose protein sequence is MANIQNNYNCALELTMDLIGGKWKLIILWHLLDGSKRFNQLDKLIPAITQKMLTTQLRELEEKGLVNRKVYPQVPPKVEYSLSERGRSLEKILNDLCSWSKDYANENNISVSCNK, encoded by the coding sequence ATGGCAAATATACAAAATAACTATAATTGTGCTCTTGAACTTACAATGGATTTAATCGGTGGAAAATGGAAGTTGATTATACTTTGGCACCTTCTTGACGGTTCTAAAAGATTTAATCAATTAGATAAACTTATACCTGCAATTACTCAAAAAATGCTTACTACACAACTACGAGAATTAGAAGAAAAAGGGTTAGTAAATAGAAAGGTTTATCCTCAAGTTCCACCCAAAGTTGAATATTCTCTTTCTGAACGTGGACGCAGCCTTGAAAAAATATTAAATGATCTCTGTTCCTGGTCAAAAGACTATGCAAACGAAAATAATATATCTGTTTCTTGTAATAAATAA
- a CDS encoding (Fe-S)-binding protein: protein MKEKITQMIENFVRYYEQQDTISTKWGKPLVGFADANHPYILSFKEFITRTHKFPTDVISDASIVICYFVPFTKEIAKTNMAVGDLASPEWALAYEETNAMFIKLNEYLISELREFGYHADVSKEASTFDQKILKSNWSHRHFAKAAGLGTFGINNMLITKSGCCGRFNTIVTNLDVDADLPLEDELCLFKKNGNCGLCVKHCPSGALTLNDYDRHKCYAVLKKNAKLYTEFGSSYTDDSGDCPNSEGSEVCGKCVINTPCTFL from the coding sequence ATGAAAGAAAAAATCACCCAAATGATAGAAAACTTTGTACGATACTATGAACAGCAAGATACCATATCAACAAAATGGGGCAAGCCTTTAGTTGGCTTTGCTGATGCCAATCATCCTTATATTTTAAGCTTCAAAGAGTTTATTACACGAACTCATAAATTCCCAACTGATGTAATCTCAGATGCCTCTATAGTAATCTGCTATTTTGTTCCTTTTACTAAAGAAATAGCTAAAACAAATATGGCAGTGGGTGATCTAGCCTCTCCAGAATGGGCATTAGCTTATGAAGAAACCAATGCAATGTTTATTAAGCTAAATGAATACTTAATATCTGAACTAAGAGAATTTGGTTATCATGCTGATGTTTCTAAAGAAGCTTCTACCTTTGATCAAAAGATACTAAAAAGCAATTGGTCTCATAGACATTTTGCCAAAGCTGCTGGTCTTGGAACCTTTGGAATAAATAACATGCTTATTACTAAAAGTGGATGTTGCGGAAGATTTAATACTATTGTGACCAATTTAGATGTAGATGCTGATTTACCTTTAGAAGATGAACTTTGTTTATTTAAAAAGAATGGCAATTGTGGTTTATGTGTAAAGCATTGTCCGTCTGGCGCATTAACTTTAAATGATTATGACAGGCACAAATGCTATGCTGTATTAAAGAAAAACGCAAAATTATATACAGAGTTTGGGAGTTCTTATACTGATGATTCTGGTGATTGTCCAAACAGTGAGGGGAGCGAAGTTTGTGGAAAATGTGTAATAAATACTCCTTGTACTTTTTTATAA
- a CDS encoding ABC transporter ATP-binding protein, translating into MKSVKVKNLNKSFYIGKEEVKVLKDLNFSVEKGDFISIMGPSGCGKSTLLYLLGGLDDKTSGSIIINGKDISKLKEHEKAQMKRKDVGFVFQFHNLVPNLSVEDNILLPILLEGRKVKNYKEELKTILDLIELSNKRKSTPRELSGGQQQRVAIARALLFQPEIILADEPIGNLDSKNGIKIMELFRNINKEYGKTIIQVTHSEASAQYGDLIINLKDGVIMSESRVRQK; encoded by the coding sequence ATGAAAAGTGTAAAAGTAAAAAATCTAAATAAATCATTTTATATTGGAAAAGAAGAAGTTAAAGTACTTAAAGATTTGAATTTTTCAGTAGAAAAAGGTGATTTTATATCAATTATGGGTCCATCAGGTTGTGGAAAATCTACATTGCTATATTTATTAGGGGGATTAGATGATAAAACATCCGGATCAATTATCATAAATGGTAAAGATATCAGCAAATTAAAAGAGCATGAGAAGGCGCAAATGAAAAGAAAAGATGTAGGTTTTGTATTTCAGTTCCATAATCTAGTTCCTAATTTATCTGTAGAGGACAACATATTACTACCAATACTACTGGAGGGTAGAAAAGTAAAAAATTATAAAGAAGAGTTGAAAACAATACTAGATTTGATTGAACTGTCAAATAAAAGAAAATCTACTCCTAGAGAATTATCAGGGGGTCAGCAACAAAGAGTGGCAATAGCTAGAGCACTGTTATTTCAGCCAGAAATTATATTAGCAGATGAGCCTATAGGAAATTTAGACTCAAAAAATGGAATTAAAATAATGGAGTTATTTAGAAATATAAATAAGGAATATGGAAAAACGATAATTCAAGTAACTCACTCAGAAGCATCAGCCCAGTATGGGGATTTAATCATTAATTTAAAAGATGGTGTTATTATGTCTGAGAGCAGAGTTAGGCAAAAATAA
- a CDS encoding ABC transporter permease — MNIFLRFIIKSALEKKGKFILLLFAILISTSLFIVSIGVTDVMINNYTESYTQVMENREIAIVSNTDDSLFSVDSLNLKGVKDVIPQLEFKGWYKKDLDNSTVTILGRKKGDIQFNNAGEENALVNFTGAKCIISKRVSTELNIKENDIINIVINNEKIPFTVQGIYLNEGIFFGDTDEAFNVIVPYEYLSSKFNSNAKYNKIIAGKTASTVEQSINEFNDVNTQVKAETSFANHEGMLNAIKEGRTICFALLTIVILLSAVIISSSFKLIIVERMPVIGTFFSQGATKKNIIFVLLTESSLFGILGGVLAFLIGVGAIYAASYFLSQHKDYGVVANPQIPTYYFALTVIFGVLLSVLSSILPILQIRKLSVKDVILGASNTNTRIGSKKLLAGLMVIILGIIVRFINIDGMISLSSILLILGIAFAFPKLIDVVVRLIYQYLKDKTPIVSLALNNIRTSKELLNNITLMLIASLSVIAINSVGDGVKAAITDGFNRNNFQIQITIPSNTVNIADTIISQDLNSSEIVQSSLQKLKVFTGQQDGVAFQIAGVDSKKYLSYDGYVDWDASENKRIYNEFKDSKEPKIIISKSLAKAIKVQEGEKLKLNINNIEKDIEIAGTVDMKMLYGGYVVLIDNEVLEKEFNYIGTNNIVLQTIGDEDTVRNQLRNLLQDYNVKVITFKELERANLAENKKTIAGFGVFSLIAVIVASVGVLNNTRISYLNSKKNIALLHAIGLNRVQKNKLLIYQSIFVMFWVTILLIPCSWAMVTMTKDLLSLLGLLYDIKLNIIYIPIISVVLFILIILATIPVILNGKKFSIINEMKYE, encoded by the coding sequence ATGAACATTTTTCTTAGATTTATTATCAAATCAGCATTAGAGAAGAAGGGAAAATTTATTTTACTTTTATTTGCAATTTTAATAAGTACTTCATTATTTATAGTCAGCATAGGTGTTACCGATGTTATGATAAATAATTATACAGAATCATATACTCAAGTTATGGAAAACAGGGAGATTGCGATAGTTAGTAATACAGATGATTCATTATTTAGTGTAGATTCTTTAAATTTAAAAGGAGTAAAAGATGTTATTCCACAACTAGAGTTTAAAGGATGGTATAAAAAGGATTTGGATAATAGTACTGTAACAATATTGGGAAGAAAAAAGGGGGATATTCAGTTTAATAATGCAGGTGAAGAAAATGCATTAGTGAATTTTACAGGTGCAAAATGTATAATATCAAAGCGTGTAAGTACTGAACTTAACATTAAGGAAAATGACATAATTAACATAGTTATAAATAACGAAAAAATACCCTTTACAGTACAGGGCATATACTTAAACGAGGGGATTTTTTTTGGAGATACTGATGAAGCTTTTAATGTAATAGTACCATATGAATATTTAAGTAGTAAGTTTAATAGTAATGCAAAATACAATAAGATTATTGCGGGTAAAACGGCTAGTACAGTGGAACAATCAATAAATGAATTTAATGATGTCAATACACAGGTAAAAGCAGAGACAAGTTTTGCGAATCATGAAGGAATGCTTAATGCAATTAAGGAAGGAAGAACAATATGTTTTGCTTTGCTTACCATTGTTATATTGCTTAGTGCAGTTATAATTTCTAGTTCTTTCAAGCTGATTATAGTTGAAAGAATGCCTGTTATAGGAACGTTTTTTAGCCAGGGGGCTACAAAGAAAAATATTATCTTTGTTTTATTAACTGAAAGCTCTTTGTTTGGAATATTGGGTGGTGTTTTAGCGTTTCTAATAGGGGTAGGAGCTATTTATGCAGCTTCATACTTTTTATCGCAACATAAAGATTATGGGGTAGTTGCTAATCCACAAATTCCCACATACTATTTTGCATTAACTGTAATATTTGGAGTTTTATTATCTGTACTATCATCAATCTTACCAATTCTACAAATAAGAAAATTAAGTGTAAAAGATGTAATATTAGGTGCTTCAAATACAAATACACGAATTGGCTCAAAGAAATTGCTAGCTGGTTTGATGGTTATTATATTGGGAATAATAGTGAGATTTATTAATATTGATGGAATGATAAGTTTAAGTTCAATATTGCTGATTTTAGGTATAGCATTTGCATTTCCTAAATTAATTGATGTTGTTGTCAGACTTATATATCAGTATTTAAAGGATAAAACACCAATAGTTTCACTTGCATTAAATAATATCAGAACATCTAAAGAATTATTAAATAATATAACATTAATGTTAATAGCATCATTATCAGTAATTGCAATTAATTCTGTTGGTGATGGTGTTAAAGCAGCAATTACTGATGGATTTAATAGAAATAACTTTCAAATTCAAATTACTATTCCTTCAAATACAGTAAATATTGCAGATACAATAATAAGTCAAGATCTAAATAGTAGTGAAATTGTTCAAAGTTCATTGCAGAAACTAAAAGTTTTTACTGGACAGCAGGATGGAGTTGCTTTTCAAATTGCAGGAGTGGATTCAAAAAAGTATTTAAGTTATGATGGCTATGTTGATTGGGATGCTAGTGAGAATAAGCGGATTTACAATGAGTTTAAAGACTCTAAAGAACCTAAAATCATTATTTCAAAGAGCCTGGCGAAAGCGATTAAAGTACAAGAGGGAGAAAAATTAAAATTAAATATTAATAATATAGAAAAGGATATAGAAATAGCTGGAACGGTAGATATGAAAATGTTATATGGCGGTTATGTAGTGCTTATTGATAATGAAGTTTTAGAAAAAGAATTTAATTATATTGGAACTAACAATATAGTTTTGCAGACTATTGGAGATGAAGACACAGTTAGGAATCAGTTAAGGAATTTACTTCAAGATTATAATGTAAAAGTGATAACTTTTAAAGAACTTGAAAGAGCCAATTTGGCAGAAAATAAAAAAACTATTGCTGGTTTTGGAGTATTCTCACTAATAGCAGTTATTGTAGCCTCTGTTGGAGTTTTAAATAATACAAGAATAAGTTATTTAAATTCAAAGAAAAATATAGCATTATTGCATGCAATAGGATTGAATAGAGTACAGAAAAATAAATTATTAATATATCAATCAATTTTTGTTATGTTTTGGGTAACAATTTTGTTAATTCCATGTTCTTGGGCAATGGTTACTATGACTAAAGACTTATTAAGTTTGTTAGGATTGTTATATGACATTAAGCTTAACATTATATATATACCAATAATTTCAGTAGTATTATTTATATTAATAATACTTGCAACAATTCCAGTGATATTAAATGGCAAAAAGTTTTCTATAATAAATGAAATGAAATATGAATAG
- a CDS encoding sensor histidine kinase, with protein MKFDIILYIIILILCTAFIIIVNKYMRIHKHINEITDVLKEVLKGNNNLHLFSYNGDKTAKLSLLINQLMDSYQKERITVNREQMARKQLLANISHDVRTPLASVIGYLEAVILGVVHNTEKDVYLDIALKKSYDLKQRVDLLFELVRLDANEIHFNREKSDICELVRSVIIDFIPIVEKNDIILQVKIPDKEYFADVDVSAFTRVVQNLIRNAITHGKSGFYLGVKVYLQGKNVCIDVIDHGDGISKKDITFIFDRLYQVDTSRTQNGGLGLAIAYEIVKKMGGTISVDSKESKYTVFTVQLPLLE; from the coding sequence ATGAAATTTGATATTATCTTATATATTATAATATTAATTTTGTGTACTGCATTTATTATTATTGTAAATAAATATATGAGAATACATAAACACATTAATGAAATCACAGATGTTTTGAAAGAAGTACTCAAAGGTAATAATAACCTTCATTTGTTTAGTTATAATGGAGATAAAACTGCCAAATTGTCGCTGTTGATAAATCAATTAATGGATTCTTATCAAAAGGAACGTATTACAGTGAATAGGGAGCAAATGGCACGTAAACAGTTACTTGCTAATATTTCACACGATGTACGGACTCCGTTGGCATCAGTAATTGGTTATCTTGAGGCTGTGATACTTGGAGTAGTTCATAATACTGAAAAAGATGTTTATTTAGATATAGCTTTAAAAAAATCATATGATTTAAAACAAAGAGTAGATCTATTATTTGAGTTGGTTCGCCTTGATGCTAATGAAATACATTTTAATAGAGAGAAGTCAGATATATGTGAACTCGTTCGTAGCGTAATAATTGATTTTATTCCTATTGTAGAAAAGAATGATATTATTTTACAAGTAAAAATTCCAGATAAGGAGTATTTCGCAGATGTAGATGTATCAGCATTCACGCGAGTAGTACAAAATTTGATTCGGAATGCTATTACTCATGGAAAATCAGGATTTTATTTAGGTGTGAAAGTTTACTTGCAGGGAAAAAATGTCTGCATAGACGTTATAGATCATGGAGATGGAATTAGTAAGAAAGATATTACATTTATTTTTGATAGATTGTATCAAGTGGATACATCACGTACACAAAATGGGGGACTTGGATTAGCAATTGCTTATGAGATTGTTAAAAAGATGGGGGGGACCATTAGTGTGGACAGTAAGGAATCAAAATATACAGTATTTACTGTACAATTGCCATTGCTAGAATAA
- a CDS encoding response regulator transcription factor gives MKDIKRIIIIDDDKELCNLLKKCLENDNYVISMAHSGIKGLEMVRKGDYHLVILDVMLPQLSGLTVLTEIRQSMNMPVLMLSAKDQELDKVLGLKSGADDYLTKPFGLSELSARVDSLIRRFTTLGGQETTINELSYGNIHIDLIKRIVIKNGNEVILTAKEFELISFLASHPEHVFSKKQIYQQVWKDEYIYNDNNIMALIRRTRKKIEDDPENPVLIQTAWGVGYRFHWEGN, from the coding sequence ATGAAAGATATAAAAAGAATAATTATTATTGATGATGATAAGGAACTTTGTAATTTGCTTAAGAAGTGTCTTGAAAATGATAACTATGTTATATCAATGGCGCATAGTGGAATTAAAGGACTTGAAATGGTGAGAAAAGGAGATTATCATTTAGTCATATTAGATGTTATGCTACCACAGCTTAGTGGGTTAACAGTATTGACAGAAATACGTCAAAGCATGAATATGCCTGTATTAATGCTTTCTGCAAAAGATCAAGAATTGGATAAAGTATTAGGATTAAAGTCTGGAGCTGATGATTATTTAACAAAACCATTTGGTCTTTCAGAATTAAGTGCACGTGTAGACTCTTTAATTCGCAGATTTACTACACTTGGAGGACAAGAAACAACAATTAATGAACTTAGTTACGGGAATATACATATTGATTTAATAAAACGTATTGTAATTAAGAATGGCAATGAAGTCATATTAACGGCTAAAGAATTTGAACTAATAAGTTTTTTGGCAAGTCATCCCGAACATGTATTTTCAAAAAAACAAATTTATCAACAGGTATGGAAAGATGAGTATATATATAATGATAATAATATTATGGCACTAATAAGGAGAACACGCAAAAAAATTGAGGACGACCCTGAAAATCCAGTTTTAATTCAGACAGCATGGGGAGTTGGATATAGATTTCATTGGGAGGGCAATTAA
- a CDS encoding ABC transporter permease, translating to MGRLICAEFRKLKGSNILWICLVSCTILPLISIIVNSKINAQSFWIGYSTQNLLLSVLLLWPCIFGLIGTFIFVRERIENTYKNLLIIPIGRIQLAIAKLITLFLLIMIMTIFSYLLNIIALTIGITFNVTTFLEGLEKYLMAGVLMFISILPIILIVIISKKSYVVSIYVIIVYAITSIVAIWSSTLSAIVPIVIILRICNIKVLSIEYAFSITYSYISLIVIGIVSLIGILLYSKVQDA from the coding sequence TTGGGTAGATTAATTTGTGCGGAATTCAGAAAGTTAAAGGGTTCAAACATATTATGGATTTGTTTAGTTAGTTGCACTATTTTACCCTTAATATCTATTATTGTAAATTCTAAAATTAATGCACAAAGCTTTTGGATAGGGTATTCAACCCAAAATTTATTGCTTTCAGTTTTATTATTATGGCCTTGTATATTTGGATTAATAGGAACATTTATATTTGTAAGAGAACGTATTGAAAATACTTATAAAAATCTATTGATTATTCCAATTGGACGAATACAACTTGCAATAGCAAAATTAATAACATTATTTTTGCTGATTATGATAATGACAATTTTTTCGTATTTATTAAATATAATTGCTTTAACTATAGGCATAACTTTTAACGTAACAACATTTTTAGAAGGTTTAGAAAAATACTTAATGGCTGGAGTATTAATGTTTATTTCAATATTACCCATTATTCTAATAGTTATAATTAGCAAAAAGAGTTATGTTGTTTCTATATATGTCATAATAGTATATGCAATTACATCCATTGTAGCTATATGGTCGTCTACATTATCGGCTATAGTGCCTATTGTTATTATTTTAAGGATATGCAATATCAAAGTATTGAGTATTGAGTACGCTTTTTCTATTACATATTCTTATATCAGTTTGATTGTAATTGGAATAGTTTCTTTGATAGGAATTTTATTATATTCCAAAGTACAGGACGCATGA